Below is a genomic region from Pedobacter cryoconitis.
TGATGGAATTGCTGAACTGGAGGACTATACCGCTGATCAATATGGTAAAGAGTTCCTGAAATGCAGTCTGGCAGAAAGAAAAGCCGTATTGAAACATATGGCTAAAAATTCATCAGGTTATTCTTACAAGATCCTGAATAAGATTAACAACAAGCTTTTTGGGAAACCATTTTTCCTGAAGCTGAGAGAACTTACTGTAGAGGGGTATTGCCAATCCCGGTTAGGGGCTACGCAAGGTCTTGCCTATGATTATATTCCCCACACCTTTGACGCCTGTATCCCACTCCTTAAAAACCAGAAATCCTGGGCAACCAAGTAAATTATGTACATCAGCGATAAAAATAAACAGCTCAATACTTATGATGCCATTGTAATTGGTTCAGGAATCAGTGGAGGATGGGCTGCGATGGAACTTTGTAAAAAAGGTTTAAAGACATTGCTTTTGGAAAGAGGCCGGGATGTGAAACATGTGGTGGATTATCCAACTGCAATGCTTAATCCATGGGATTTTAAAGCAGGCTTGAACAATACAATAAAGGACAGGGAAACTGATCCGGTTCAGAGTACCGCTTACAGCCCCGCTGATAAACATTTTTATGTAAGTGATGCTGAACATCCCTATGTACAGGAAAAGCCGTTTAACTGGTACAGAGGTTACCAGGTTGGCGGCAGATCATTAACCTGGGGCAGACAATGCTACCGGTTGAGTGATCTTGACTTTGAAGCTAATCATAAAGATGGTTTTGGTGTGGACTGGCCAATCCGGTATAAAGATCTGGAGCAGTGGTACAGTTATGCAGAATCATTTATTGGGGTAAGCGGGAACCGGGAAAATCTGCCGCAGTTGCCGGATGGTGAATTTTTAACACCAATGGAGCTGAATTGTATTGAAAAACATTTAGGGGATTCTATCCGCAAGCATGATGAGCACCGGTTATTAACGATTGCAAGGGTTGCTAATTTAACCAGGGGATGGGATCACCGCGGCCCTTGTCAAAACAGGAACCTTTGTAACAGGGGATGTCCT
It encodes:
- a CDS encoding gluconate 2-dehydrogenase subunit 3 family protein, encoding MNRRLYIKSVFGLAVAGAASFSIFKWVSMNRAIVPADLIHKKEMLAELAELIIPQTDTPGAKAAGVQDYIIAVMLNCTPAKEQNKFIDGIAELEDYTADQYGKEFLKCSLAERKAVLKHMAKNSSGYSYKILNKINNKLFGKPFFLKLRELTVEGYCQSRLGATQGLAYDYIPHTFDACIPLLKNQKSWATK